In Candidatus Bathyarchaeota archaeon, the following proteins share a genomic window:
- a CDS encoding ribbon-helix-helix protein, CopG family: MKRNLRITVRLKEADRRKIEELLKAGRFKNISQVVREAIKEFLSKQLGEAKP, translated from the coding sequence ATGAAAAGGAACTTGCGAATAACCGTAAGGTTAAAGGAAGCAGATAGACGCAAAATTGAAGAACTCCTGAAAGCTGGCAGGTTCAAAAACATAAGTCAAGTTGTACGTGAGGCCATCAAAGAGTTTCTTTCAAAGCAGTTAGGAGAGGCTAAACCATGA